AAAAAATCATCATGAATCTTTGCCCAGATCTAAAAAGCGGCTGGCGCTGAATATCGTTCTGATCATTTTGGTCATGTTTGCAATCTACTCAGCTATCTTTACCATCGACGAAACACAATGGGGGGTCGTCACCCGTTTCGGAAGGCCTCTAGAGAAGGTGCGTACGTCGGGGTTTCATCTGAAGTTCCCCTGGCCGATCGACGAGGTCGTCCGCGTCGATAAGCGCCTCCTCGTACTCGACCTCTCTCCTCAGTCGCTCCTCACCTACGACGAGAACAACGTGATGGTTAACCCCTTCATGATCTGGCAGGTCACTGATGCCGTTCAATTTGTCTCCTCTATGCAGAACCGCGCGACAGCAGAGAGTCGCCTAAGTGATATTGCGATCGCAGCCCTTGCAAACACCGTTGGCGGCTATCCGTTCAAAGCCTTTATCAATTTAGAATCGAGCGATATCGAAATTCACAAGATTCTAGCGAAAACAGAAGCCCAAGTTAGCCAGCTCGCTCGTTCATTTGGTATAGAAGTTAATGAAGTGGGAATAAAATCCTTCCTCCTTCCAATCCAGAACCGCATCAGTGTTATTCAGCGTATGAATGCTGAAAGAGCGCGGATCGCCGCAGTCTACCGCTCTCAGGGTATTGAAGAGGCTCTAACCATCGAAGCTCAGGCAGTTGCCGAACACGAGAGGATCTTGGGACAAGCTCATGCGAAGGCAACAGCTATCCGCGGGGAAGGTGAAGCAGAAGCCCTCAAAATTTTAGGTGACGCCTATGCGCAGGACCCTCAATTCTTCCGATTCATCCGCAGCTTAGAATCTTATGAGGCGATTATAGGTTCGCAGAGCACCGTCTTCCTGGAATCGAACTCCCCTCTGCTAAAATATTTCAATGGGACCGAAGCGCAACAACTACAAAAAAACTAGAAGCGGCTCATGAGTACTCAACTGCCCAAAAATGTCATCTTTATCCGCTCTCTCTTTGCTCGGATGCGCAATCATCCGGTTCGCTCCGCTCTCATCGGTTTAGGGATCTTTATTCTGCTTAGTCTCTGCGATGTCCCCTACCGCGTCAGCATCGGACAGATCGGTGTCGTGCGCCGCTTTGGAAGGTATGTCGGCGAGATGAGAGAGCCGGGGCTTAACTTCCGCTTTCCATGGGGAATCGACCGGGTGATCATTGTGGATGCGGAAAAGGTGCACACATTCGAACTAACCGGTAGTAAAGAGGATAAAGAGATCTCGGGAAAAGAGTACTTTACTGGAGATGAGAACCTGATCGACATCCGCTGCTCGATCCAGTACCAGATAAGCAGCTCTCCCCACTACCTCTTCCAGTCGGAGTTTCCAGAGCAGATCATCCTCGATCACCTCCAAGAGCTTCTGATCGGCTCCATCAGCAGCTACAATGTCGATAGTCTACTCGGGAGCGATAAGGAGATCGTACAAGAAAAACTGCTGAAAAACTTGAAGATCCTCATCGAACCTCTAGAGCTTGGTGTCGAACTCGTATCTCTTAACCTGGACTGGGTGATGCCCCCTCCCGCTGCAGTTCCCGCCTTCCAAGACGTCTTCATGGCAAAGGAGGAGCGCTACCTCTCGATTAACCAGGCAGAAAAGTATAAGACCGAGACGATTAACGAAGCCCAGGGACTTGCTGAGCGCGTCATGTTAGATGCCGAAGCCTACGCCTACACCCGCGTTAAACTGGCTCATGGAGCAGAGGAGCGCTTCCGTTTCCTCCTCACCGAGAATAAACGAGATCCCGAAGAGACGATGCTCTCGGAGTATTTTAAAACAATGAGCAAGGTTGTCT
Above is a genomic segment from Chlamydiales bacterium containing:
- a CDS encoding protease modulator HflC, coding for MDPKNHHESLPRSKKRLALNIVLIILVMFAIYSAIFTIDETQWGVVTRFGRPLEKVRTSGFHLKFPWPIDEVVRVDKRLLVLDLSPQSLLTYDENNVMVNPFMIWQVTDAVQFVSSMQNRATAESRLSDIAIAALANTVGGYPFKAFINLESSDIEIHKILAKTEAQVSQLARSFGIEVNEVGIKSFLLPIQNRISVIQRMNAERARIAAVYRSQGIEEALTIEAQAVAEHERILGQAHAKATAIRGEGEAEALKILGDAYAQDPQFFRFIRSLESYEAIIGSQSTVFLESNSPLLKYFNGTEAQQLQKN
- a CDS encoding protease modulator HflK, with protein sequence MSTQLPKNVIFIRSLFARMRNHPVRSALIGLGIFILLSLCDVPYRVSIGQIGVVRRFGRYVGEMREPGLNFRFPWGIDRVIIVDAEKVHTFELTGSKEDKEISGKEYFTGDENLIDIRCSIQYQISSSPHYLFQSEFPEQIILDHLQELLIGSISSYNVDSLLGSDKEIVQEKLLKNLKILIEPLELGVELVSLNLDWVMPPPAAVPAFQDVFMAKEERYLSINQAEKYKTETINEAQGLAERVMLDAEAYAYTRVKLAHGAEERFRFLLTENKRDPEETMLSEYFKTMSKVVSQADVYVIRPGQGAQLEMNLMDQVSPPKGVAKKAKGKKEKKAEVPALLLPPTIYETSTDRAPGAGGHEELYHRPMHQELPTTTAPITPSEIQVNKNE